A stretch of DNA from Synechococcus sp. UW179A:
GCTTGACTCCAGCAGGCTCGTCCCATTATGCAACTTTTTATCTGGGTCAGGTTGAGCAGGGAGATGATTCCCCAAACTTGCAGTTCCTTGACTATGTTTCTGACAATAATCTGGGTGATTATGCATTAGTTGCTCTTAGCTTTAAGGACAACACAATGGCGGGTGGCTATGGGCAAATGATTGATGATAAGCAGCCAGACTTTAATCCTAATGCTGTTTATGATGCACTCGTTGATGTTGTGTCTGGTGACTGGGACGCTCAGATTGATCAGTTTGCGCAGAGTATGGCTGATCGTCCTGAAACACAATTTTTGCTACGTGTAGGCTATGAGGTTAGCCTTTTGTTATTTGGTTATCAGGGTGATGGCTACGTTGTTGACTGGATTAATCAGCAGGCCTCTTCGGGTGTGAATGTTTTTGATGACCCAAGTCAGATTGAAGATCTCAATACTGACGCCTATATCAATGCATATAACTATGTTGCTCAAAGAATTGGCGAAAGAGCGTCTAATGTAGAGTTTGGGTATCACCCTGTTAGGGGGTTCAACGATACCCAATTCTTGTATCCCGGAGTTGATAATGTTGATTGGGTAGGTTTTTCTGTCTTTAATAACGATGTAGGTATGGAGGTCAATGGAGTCTTTAATTCAGTTGAATCAACCATCGATTCAAATCTCGATCAAAGCATACAATTTGCTCAATCAAAGGGTCACGATATTGTGATTGCTGAGGCTGCAGCTCAATTTCCAGCCACAAGTGATCCTCGACAATTCATTGAGTATTTATCAAGGCTTGATGGTTTGATTGAAAGCTATGACGTTCGCGCTCTAGCGTATATTAATTCGGATTGGCCGTCCAAAGGATGGGGGCCAGAGTGGGGAGACTCTCGTGTCGAGGTGGATGACGATGTCAGGGAGTATTTTCTGTCAACTTTCGGAGAAGATTCTCGCTATCTTTATTCGAGTAACTCAGGTGCAGAACAAGATGATCAACACTTGTCGATGTCTTTGGGTTTCGATGTGCAGCCTTTGTCAGGGCTTGAGTAGCTAGGTTTGCGGAAATCCCAATAGCTATGCGCCGTGATCAGTTGCTGCTGATTTGCTGGGTAAAATATATCTGGAAGTTGTTGATGAGATCTTTTTTTAAAGCTTGTTGAAATTAATCTGAGGTTTGCTAGCAGATACCTTCTTTGGCATGGTCATCGGGAGAGCGCATTTTTCTTTGTTGTGTGTTGCTTGACGTTCTGAATGGCTGACACGGCGCGACCTCTGTCTCAATCGTGGCTAACAAGAAACATGACGATGTCTCAATACAGCCCCACCGCTTATTCCTATCAGCGATGAGTGATGCTCCAAAAGGATCGTCTGGTGGAAGACCCGCACATGATGCGGCCCAGCGCCATCTCAAGGCCTGCCATCTGCGCGCCAAGCGCGCCCGGCAGGGTTGGCGGCCTTGGATGTTGTTCGGCATCGCATCACTTTTCTACTTCTACGAATTCTTTGCAAGGGTTGCTCCCGGAGTGCTGCACTCGGAGCTGACAAAGGTTTCCGGCGCCAGTGAAGGTGTGTTCGGTTTCTCCATGAGTCTGTATTTTCTGGCCTATGCGCCTGCGCAGCTTCTCGTTGGCCGTCTGCTGGATCGCCATGGTGTTCGAGCTGTTGCGGCCCCGGCATCGCTGCTCGTTGCACTCGGATGCCTGCTTTTCGCCACATCAGACAACATCATCCTGATGGGTCTGGGACGGTTTCTACAGGGGCTTGGCAGTTCCGTGGCCTATCTGGGTGTGATCTATCTCTCCCTAATCTGGCTACCGCCTCAGCGTCACGGCATGATTCCCGGAATGGTTACCGGCATCGGCACGCTGGGGGCGGCGACAGCGCAGTTTCCCCTGCTGTTGATTTCAGATCACTTCGGGTGGAGGGTGCCGCTGTTGATCTGCACGGCGGCTGGAGTGATTATCGCTTGGCTGATCTGGAGCTTTCTTCCGAAACGACCGAACTGGTTTATGGAGCTGATGCGAGAGGATGGCTTTGATCCGGACAGTCCCGAGCCGATGGGATTTCAGATCAACAGAATTCTGCACAAACGCAGCCTCTGGATTCTTTCGCTTGCTGCCGCAGGTATTTATCTGCCGGTTTCTGTGATCGGTGATCTCTGGGGTGTGTCCTTCTTCAGCATCGAGACTGGTCTTCCCGATAATCAAGCCAGCCTGATCACCACCCTGGTGTTCATCGGCTTCGCGATCGGCGGTGTGGTCGCTGGCCACTGGTCTGACCGTATTGGTCGCCGCAAGGTCTTGTTCACATCAGGTGCCGTCAGTGCAGCCTGCTTTGCCTTACTGCTCTGTTTCTCAAGCCGTCTTCCGGTCAGCCTTGTGGCTGTGTTGGTGGCCGCTCTGGGACTCACCTCTGGCTGTCAGGTGCTGGCCTTTGTGATGGTTGCCGACACAGCAAAGCGGCATACGCGAGCGATCACGCTTGCCTTCGTCAATTTTATCGTGATGTTTTTCCCGGTGATTGTGCAGCCGGCCGTGGGTCTGTTTTCCCAATGGGGGCTGCCGGCGGGAACACGACCCTCATCCCTGCAGGAGCTGCAGGGATATGCCGTTGTGGTGGTAGGGATGCTGGCCGCGGCAGGCCTGAGTCTTCTTGTGCAAGACACCAAGCCGCGAGATGAGGAAGGCATTCTGTTGAGTCATTGAAAACAGGCAGGTCCCAGCAGTGAAGGAGACGCCATCAACTGTTGATGTGCTCGTTGTCGGCGGTAATGGGCGCGTCGGAGCTTCAACAGTGCGCTGGCTCAACCGGCTCTCCCGCCGTTACGCAGAAAGTACTCCTTTCAGGCTTGCCATCGGCGGTCGCAGCAGGGCCAATTTTGAGGTTGTTCGCAATCGACTCGATCTCCCGGAGCTCGTCTTCAGGCCAGTGGATCTCGAGGCTGGTTTTGAGGCGCTTGTCGCCGTCGTTCGTGGGGTCAAGTTGGTTGTGCATACGGCGGGACCGTTCCAGGGGCGAACGCAACCTGATCTGCTGCGGGCCTGCATCGATGCAGGGGTTCCGTATTGCGATGTCTGTGATGAGTTCAGCCTCAGTCGACATGCCAAGGACCTCTTTGGAGATGCTGTGGCGGCAGGGATTCCTGCCGTGGTGTCTTGCGGAATCTGGCCTGGAGTCAGTGCACTGATGGCGGCTGAGGCGGTGCAAAAGCTTGGCGGCCCGGAGAAGTGTGAACGCGTGGAGTTCAGCTTCTTCACGGCTGGAACCGGTGGGGCTGGGCCCACCATCGTGAGTGCCACCTTTCTGCTTTTGGCCAGCAGGGTGTTGACCTATGTGGATGACAGGCTCACGTTCAAGGAGCCATGGACCGAGCGTCGCGTTGTTGACTTCGGTGCAGGCGTGGGCAGCCATGCCTGCTTTTTGCTCGACAATCCCGATGTGCCAACCACCGTTGAAGCATTGGCCGTAGCCAACTGCGCTTCGCGTTTTGGCACTGCACCGGGGATCTGGAACAGTCTTTTCGCTGCCATGAAACTGCTTCCGAGCGATGTGCTCGTCAATCGCGCTGCGATGCAGGGTCTGGCTCTGTTTTCGATGCCGATCATCCGGGTGGTCGACAAGCTTGTCGGAGCCACCAATGCCATGCGTGTTGATGCGGTCAGCAACGGTGATTGCGATTCAGGTCTGCCCGCCAAGGTCACGTTGCGTTGCGTGCATGCGGATCTCGAAGATTGCGTCGGTCAGGCCACAGCAGCATTCGCGATCGAGATGCTGCGCGGATGCCCAGGCCTCTCTGCTGCTGAGCAGACCATTCCTGCAGGCGTCTGGTATCCGGCCGAGCTGCAGGCGAAGGCACGCAGCAACATCCTCCAGGTGGCCAGTGAGAAGGCTCTGCTCTGGGAGATCTGAGCGGTCAGTTCCACGGTTGCGGTCAGCAGTTCCTCGAGATGCGGTATTGGCATGCCGCGAAGGTCCCCGCCACTGCAGTAGCAGCCGAGATCACCGAAGCCGTTGTTGTCGGCGAGCATCAAAACAATGTTTGGCAGGTCATTGTCGGCCTTCCAGGAAAGGTTCCCAACGGCGCCTTTCATGTTCAGAGCGAGAGGCGTTTGTTGTTCCGATAGCTCGTTTCATTGTTTCGCTTCTCACAGCGAAGCTCATCTCACACAGTTGGGACCAAGGCTCCTGAATCAAACCAGCGCGAAGCAGTTGGCGCCGTGTGGCGCCTAGCTTTAACAACCTTTGACCTCAGTCCAATGATTCCGGGTCAGGCCCCGATGCTGCGTGATCGCAGGCCTGAGGTGATGGATCAGCCTGGTCTGGATCCCGCCGAACATGACCGGGCACTTCGTGGTCTGCGCAGAATCAATGCAGTCAGTCGCTGTGTTCCTGGACTGTTTCGCCATCTGGAGGCGCTGGCGCTTGAGTCTCCTGCAGAGCCTCTGAGTGTGCTTGAACTGGCCTGTGGAGGGGCCGATACAGCCATCGAGCTGGCCGCAATGGCTCAACGACGACAGCTGAACTGGTCGATCCAGGCCTGCGATCTGAATCCAGAAGCGATTCGCATCGCCCGTCGCAACGTCGCCAGGCACAACAGCAGTGTTGGTCTGTTCGTTGCTGATGCGCTGGCCCCTCCTGAGTCAGAACCATTTGATGTCGTTTACTGCACCCTTTTCGTTCACCACCTTGACCCTGCCGATGTGGTGCGACTGCTGGCCGTGATGGCTGCCCGTGCACGTCGTCTTGTGCTGGTGGATGATCTGATCCGCAGTCGCCTGGGGTACGCGCTGGCCTGGGCTGGTACTCGCTTGCTGAGCCGATCCTGGGTAGTCCATTACGACGGTCCGCTGTCGGTTCAGGCGGCATTCACGCCCTCGGAAATTCTCGAGCTCGCTGCCCAGGCCGGATTGCACAATCCCTTGTTGGAACGCAACTGGCCTGAGCGATACCGGCTTTGCTGGAGACCCAACTGAAATGCAAAAGAGCTGGGATGTTGTTGTGATCGGCGCGGGAGTCGCTGGTGGGCTGGCCGCCTATGACTGCGCGCGTCGAGGTCTGACAGTTCTGCTCGTTGAGAAGCGTTCTTTCCCGCGTTGGAAGGTTTGCGGTTGTTGCTTCAACGCCAATGCCTTGGCTGCCTTAACTGCGGTTGGGCTGCCGGACCTCATCGGTGATCAGGGAGGTGTGCCTCTCGATCAAGTGCGTCTTGGCTGGAACGGCAGCTCGCTCAATCTGGCTTTGCCCGGTGGCTGGGCCCTTTCTCGGGAGCGTTTTGACCAGGCTTTGGTCCATGCGGCTGAGGCCGCAGGAGCCACGCTGAGGTTCCAGACCAGTGCCGTTCTTGAGCAGACTTCCGCCAGTGAGCGAGTGGTGCGACTGCGTCCTTCCGGCGGTGCGCCAGCCGAGCGGGTTCGGGCCCGTGTTGTTCTGGTCGCGGCCGGTTTGCAGCATCAGGTCTTGGCGTCGAGCGATCATTCGAGGCTCCGGATCGCCGAGAGATCAAGGGTCGGAGCCGGTTGTTTCATCAACGACGACGATGATGTTTACGCATCCGGTGTGATCCACATGGCTATCGGCCGGCATGGATACGTTGGCCTGGTGAGACGTGAGGATGGAGCGCTCAACCTGGCAGCTGCTTTCGATCCCGCTGCCCTCAGGTCTGCAGGTGGAGCGGCTTGTGCGGCAGATCTGGTTCTACGTCGGGCCGGTTTCGCTGTTCCGCGAGCGCTGGAGATATCACGCTGGCAGTTGACCCCAGAGCTCACACGCCGAGCTGATGTGTTTGCCGGTGAGCGCTTTTTGCTGCTGGGCGATTCCTCCGGTTATGTGGAACCCTTCACCGGTGAAGGCATGGCCTGGGCTCTCGCTGCCGGAGCGGCGGTGGCTCCTTTTGTGGAGGAGGCCCAGGGAGCATGGAGCGGTGCTCTTGAGCGGCGTTGGCAACAGAGATTGGAGGAGCTGACGGTGAGTCGTCAGCGTCTTTGTCGACTGTTGTCGACATTGTTGCGTCAACCGCTTGCCACCGCTGCCGTATTCAGGTTGGGATGCCACTGGCCAGAAATACCTGAGCGTGTCATCAGCGCTCTCAATCGGGATGTTCCCCATACGGCTTGCTCTGATCCATGCCTCTGACACTCCATGGCATCGGTACTGCAGTGCCCACTCAGAGGCTGAGTCAAGCGGAAGCTGTGGAGGTGGCGCATCGGATCAATGCCGAAAGTCCCGATCAGGCCAAGCTGATGGCCCGGATCTATCAGAAAACCAAGGTGCTCAACCGTGGAAGTGTGCTGCTCGGCAATGATGCAGACCATGCCACCAGCCAGAAACGTCTCAGTTTTTACGGACCCGATAGTCCTGGCACCGCAGAGCGGATGCAAGCCTTCGACGATCATGCCGGCTGGCTTGCCCTGGAGGCCGTCCGTGAGGCGTTAGATGATTCCGGCTTGCCGCCATCAACGATTACTCATCTTGTGACGGTGAGCTGCACTGGCTTTCAATCCCCTGGGGTCGATCTGTTCTTGATGGACAAACTTGGTTTGTCCGCTGCGGTGCAGCGAACCCATATCGGATTCATGGGCTGTCATGGAGCGCTCAATGGCCTACGAGTCGCCCATGCTTACGCCGAGATGGATCCCAACGCCGTGGTTCTGCTCTGCGCCGTGGAGCTTTGCAGCCTGCATATGTCGTATGGCTGGCATCCCGAACAAGTGGTGGCCAATGCGTTGTTCGCCGATGGAGCGGCAGCCGTTGTCGGCTCAGCTGGTCCGCCATCCTCTGATCGGAACCTTGTGTTGCAGAGCAGCGGTTCGATGGTGATTCCCGATAGTGCTGATCTCATGCACTGGGAGATTGGTGATCACGGCTTTTCCATGGGATTGTCGCCGTTAGTGCCCGAAACGGTGGGGTCAGTACTGCAGCCCTGGTTGCAGGATTGGCTGCAGAATCGGGCCGTTGATCTCTCGGAGATACGCAGCTGGGCCGTGCACCCAGGTGGTCCGAGAATTCTCTCGACCTGTGCTGAAGCGTTGGCACTCGACACAAAGCTTCTGGAGGAATCCAGAGTCGTTCTCCAGGACCATGGCAACATGTCGTCGGCGACGATCCTGTTCATCCTTGAACGCTTGCGTCAGCGATCGGTTGCTGGCCCTTGTCTTGCGCTGGCTTTTGGCCCGGGGCTGAGTGCAGAGGTGGCACTTCTCGATCTTCACCATGCTGCGTAAATGTCTTCAGCGCCTGATCCGTCGGAGGGTCAAGGCCCTGTTGTGTTCCACGGAAAGCCTGGAACAGTGGAGAACACCATCAGCAAAAGCCCCTGCGCAACAAGAATGGTGCTGCAACCGACCAACGTCCAACGCTGGGACGCTGTGGACAACCAGTTGGAGTACAGGCGACTCAGCCATGGCACCAGCAGGTAGCCAGTGAGCAACACGGTGATCAGGTTGCTGATCACCATGTTGAGGGGTAAAGGTAGTTTGCCGAGCGTTGATCCCCCGAGCCACATCAGCAACATCACAGAGGGATATAACGCCAGCCAGACAAGCAGGTTCACCTTCCAGATGGGTGTTCGCGATGTTTCTTTGGCCTGAATCCACTGGTCAAAGGAGTTTGAATCCAGGCGGAAGCGATATCGATAGCCGATCAGTTTTTCTGCTTGATTGAGCAACTCTCTTCGCTGTGAGCTGTCCAGCCAGAGCAGGCACTGCTCCAGTTGCTCAAAGCGAACATGCGTGGTGACCTTCAGTTGTGAACCAGTGCCTGAATTCTCGTAAACAACATCCTGTCCGAGGTAACCGTTAAAAGCCTGTGCAGCATGATTCATACGCTCCTGAATGTTCTGATAGTCCTCACGCTGTGAGGCTTCGATTGAGCTGTGAATCGTGTAAACAAATCGACTTTCCGTTTGCTCAGACATGTTGACTCTGGCTTTTGAGGCTCAATAGCGTGCCCCGTCGGGCAGCTCGCGAAACTCATCCCACACGTTGCAAGCCTCGCATTTGAGGATCTGTGTGAGTTTGACCTCACGCTGATCCTTCGGTCTCTGCATGTCGTGATTGATGGCTTCATCGGAAAACAGATCGTTGTAATCCGACCAGGAGGCCGCGTAGAACACGTTACGAATGCCGGCCCAGTAGGCCGTGGCGTAACACATCGGACAGCATTCACAGCTGGTGTACATCACACAGCCAGACAGATCCCATGTCCCTAGTTTCTTGCAGGCCGCTCGGATCGCGTTCACTTCAGCATGAGCGCTCGGGTCAAGATCCCTGATCACGCTGTTGCCGGCCGAGGCCACGATTTCGCCATTCTTGGCAACCACAGCACCAAAGGGGCCCCCGGATTTATTGACGACCCCGGCTTCACGCATCTGATGAATCGCTTCACGCATTAGGGCTTCATCATGTTTTGCTGCCATGGCCAGGAGGAGCACTCTGTTGAATCTTGACGATGACCATCGCCAACGACAACGAAAGGCACCAAAACGAAAAGTTTTCGGCAGCCAATCATCAAACACCAGTTTCAATCGCAGCAGCTATCAAGGCGAAGCCGATCACTGCACTGCCAGCTTGACCGTGAACGGGTTCTGATCATGGAACGGGGGATGCCCTTCTTGAATGGTGTCATTCACCTGGCTGCCATGGCTGCAATCACAGCCATGAATCACTGATGGGAAAGAAGAGTGGCAAAGTGAAGCTGGAGCTCAGGTCTTTGGCGCAAGCAACGGCACACTCCATCGGTCCTTGAACCAAAGTCATCCGGACTTGGACAACGCACTCAAAACAGCATGGTGAGTTGCAGAAGACCACTGACCGAATCATCTTCTGCGTCACGGTCACCAACAAGAGGCAGCACAGTGACTGTTGGCTGAAAATAAAGCGAATCGGCGAGGGCGATTTGTGCATATCCCTGCAACATCAGCTCATTGGGATTGAACTCAGCTTCCAAAAATGGTTCGCTTCTATTGATCTTTGCCCATGAGACACCGACACCGATGCTGTCGTTCGGACGGCTTCCCAGAGGCCCCATCGCCGTGAACCCCGCCGTGACGGACGCACCCATCTGATTGCTGATGGACGGCGACCATCCAGCACTGAGAAAACCACTGATCCCACTGCTGTCCTGCTGAGGCCGAAAACTAGACAATCGCTGATTCAGCAGGGCATACACCCCCCATGCACCCAATTCGGTGAAGCAATTCGTGGTGCTGCCGCTTTGGCAGACCACAGATTCGCCCCCCTGCGACCAGGCACCTAACCCAAAGGATCCTGGTTTGCGAGCTTTACCAGCGACCCATCCACTCCCGGCTTCAGCGATGCTGAACAGCGGACCACTGAGAGATGGGGCATCTAGACCGGTCTGGACCGATGCATCACGGAGGCCTCCGCGACCGTCGTAGACACCGGCACTGAAGTAAGCACGGCCATCCAAAACATCAGGCTGTGCAGTGATTGTCAGTCCGAGAGCTGAGTTGGTGTAGCCCGGCAACCGACCCAAGAGCGTCGGCATGGAATAGATGGGTGTGAAGGCCAAGCTGGTGAGATTGTCAACCTGATAACGCGCCACATCGGTCTTATCAGGTCGGTTGATGTTGGCGAAGGTGATGCTGGTTGACTGCTTTCCAGCAATCACACGAAGCCGTCCATCCAAGAAATCCTTGCGAATGGCGAACTCAAACAGCTCCGAACGGTTTAGCGGAGGAGACGTAGTCAGGCTATTGGCTCCCTGCATACTTCCAGTGACCTGCCCAGCACCGGTTGTGGCATTCACCTGCAGTCCCTGAATCCAGATCCAGGTGTGATCGAGACCGATGGCTTTCCCCAGATCCAAACTTGCTTCCAGCAGCAGTTGTTGAACACCATTAACGGCGTTTTGATTCGAAACGCCTCCCGACCACTGGGATGTGCCATTTCCAACCCAAACACCACCGATGCGCAGAGCGCCATCAGCAGGAAGGCCCAGCAAACGCCCCAGTTCACCGGTGCCAGGAGCTGTCTGAGAAGCAGCCGGATTACTCGTTGGTGGGGACGACTGGGCCATCACTGGTGCAACGCCTACCCAAACGCATGCGATCAAGCCGCGAATCACTGTTGAACCAAGAGCATAGACAGCGTGCACCTAGCTCATGTCGATAAAGAACTGACAGGGCCAGCACAACATCTGCAGCACAAAACGGCAAGGTTGTATGACATCTCGTACTCAAGAAGCCATCGATTGAGGACAATCAGCGCGACTGTTCATTGGACGAACCGACAAAAGCGATGATCCGATTTGTATTGGCCGCACTGGTATTCGTCTGCGTCACACTGACTCCGGTCCTTCCTGTTTGGGCCGTTTCAGCTTCCGACCTGGAGTATCAACTCAGCAGCAAGGAAGGAATCTCTCGATTGCTGCCGTCTTTTCGTGATAAGAGGGGCCACTTCAAGGTGCCTGATCCCACAAAGGATCCGCAGGCGTTTCTGACGGCTCAGCAGACATTGACAATTCTCATTGATCAGGCCGAGAGTCTTGCCTTGAATCGATTAAGCCCCAACGACCTTCAACGACGGCTGAGTGAAACGCCCACGCACCTACCTCCACAATGGAAACGCGCTGAAATCGCCATACGGACGGACGGACGGACACAAAGCTGCGCCGATGAAGACATGGACTGCTCGGCCTACGGTTCAGGGTCATTTCTTAACACCCTGGAACCAGTGGAAGGCCTCAAGCAGGCTTTTTACACAAGCGTGAATAACCAAGGGGATGCAGAAGCACTGGTCTATCTCCAGCCAACAGCAGTTGCCAGCGTGAGCCGGATTCTCTTGGCAGCCTCAAACTCGGCAGGCGTCTGGATTCCAGCGGCCTATGCCCTGGGCCCAGCAGGCGGCGACGCCTTCTTGATTGTCAACAACTGCCTTGACCTTGCCGAAGCCAACAACGGCATCCTCAAACCGGCAGCGATGCTTGTCGCTGCACTGCAGTGGGTTGAGTAGGTGAAGAGCAGCAAACTCAAACTGTTGCCATGCTTTGGAGAGCTTTCGGTTATGGCTCGACTTCATGGCTGCAACACAACGCCCAGGACAACTTGTTAGCCCAGACCCTCGCCTGATTGATCGTCTTCTCAGTGTGATGGAAGATGAGATTGTGCCTCTGACATCACGGGAAGTTGTCAAAGGTAACAAGTTGTTCGGCGCAGCGATGTTGAATAAAAAAGACCTCTCAACCATTATCGCAGGCACTAATCAAGAAACACTTAATCCATTGTTTCATGCAGAAGTTCAAACAATCAACAGCTATTATAACTTAAAAAGCGAGCAGCATGTTGCCCCCAAGGAGGTTCTTTTCTTGGCCACGCATGAACCCTGTACACTCTGCTCGTCGGCGATTACATGGGCGGGATTTGACAATTTCTACTACTTTTTTAGTCACGAAGATTCCCGTGATTCATTCCAGATCGGGCATGATCTTAATATCCTCAAAGAGGTCTTTAAGCATGATCCAGGAGAGTATGCACGCGCAAACAATTACTGGACGGGCTATAGCATCTGCGACCTAATCGATAATTGCGATAGCAGCGACAAATATTCGTTCAATCAACGCGCCACATCGCTTCGTGGAACCTACCAGAAACTCTCCAGCCAGTACCAAAAAAGCAAAGGGCAATCATGTGACCCCGCTTATATTCCTCTGAACTAATCGAGACCGCTATCACATCGAACCATCGTGAAGAGTGGCTTAGAGTCGTTTAATTAATCATGAAACAGGTCGAATTGGACGAGCCATTCAGGAGAACAATCGGAATGCAATTGTAATTGCAGGAATCATAACTCTCAGGACTCCTCAGGGATCACATGCAAGCCGGTGACGGTGCATCGAGTGTCGGCAAGATCTGATCTGGATCCCAGCGGCGTTTGATCTCTTGCAAAAGCGCAAGATCCTCGGCATAGGCCAGCTGCAATTGACGTCCGTAGCGAATTGTTCCGGGATGGCGTTCCACCAAATAGACGTGGCAACAGATTGGGGCTAAGGCATCAAAAAGGGCATCAGACCATTGCCTCACCAAAGGCCCAGCCTGCCTGTCGTCAGGATGCCAGAGACCCGAAATCACAATTGACCATTCGGCATCTCGCCCCCTGTAAGTGGAGCTGTGCATCGCTTGATCGCGCACCGCTCCACCGATGTGTTGCAAATCAATTCGACAGAGAGGATTCGGAGCTCGTTGAATCGCTTTGTTTAGAGAGCAGGCTAGTGATTCCGTCTGGCCAGATTTCACGCTGATGGCATGAATCCAGGAACGAAGTCGCCGTCGC
This window harbors:
- a CDS encoding MFS transporter; amino-acid sequence: MSDAPKGSSGGRPAHDAAQRHLKACHLRAKRARQGWRPWMLFGIASLFYFYEFFARVAPGVLHSELTKVSGASEGVFGFSMSLYFLAYAPAQLLVGRLLDRHGVRAVAAPASLLVALGCLLFATSDNIILMGLGRFLQGLGSSVAYLGVIYLSLIWLPPQRHGMIPGMVTGIGTLGAATAQFPLLLISDHFGWRVPLLICTAAGVIIAWLIWSFLPKRPNWFMELMREDGFDPDSPEPMGFQINRILHKRSLWILSLAAAGIYLPVSVIGDLWGVSFFSIETGLPDNQASLITTLVFIGFAIGGVVAGHWSDRIGRRKVLFTSGAVSAACFALLLCFSSRLPVSLVAVLVAALGLTSGCQVLAFVMVADTAKRHTRAITLAFVNFIVMFFPVIVQPAVGLFSQWGLPAGTRPSSLQELQGYAVVVVGMLAAAGLSLLVQDTKPRDEEGILLSH
- a CDS encoding saccharopine dehydrogenase NADP-binding domain-containing protein; the protein is MKETPSTVDVLVVGGNGRVGASTVRWLNRLSRRYAESTPFRLAIGGRSRANFEVVRNRLDLPELVFRPVDLEAGFEALVAVVRGVKLVVHTAGPFQGRTQPDLLRACIDAGVPYCDVCDEFSLSRHAKDLFGDAVAAGIPAVVSCGIWPGVSALMAAEAVQKLGGPEKCERVEFSFFTAGTGGAGPTIVSATFLLLASRVLTYVDDRLTFKEPWTERRVVDFGAGVGSHACFLLDNPDVPTTVEALAVANCASRFGTAPGIWNSLFAAMKLLPSDVLVNRAAMQGLALFSMPIIRVVDKLVGATNAMRVDAVSNGDCDSGLPAKVTLRCVHADLEDCVGQATAAFAIEMLRGCPGLSAAEQTIPAGVWYPAELQAKARSNILQVASEKALLWEI
- a CDS encoding class I SAM-dependent methyltransferase, yielding MIPGQAPMLRDRRPEVMDQPGLDPAEHDRALRGLRRINAVSRCVPGLFRHLEALALESPAEPLSVLELACGGADTAIELAAMAQRRQLNWSIQACDLNPEAIRIARRNVARHNSSVGLFVADALAPPESEPFDVVYCTLFVHHLDPADVVRLLAVMAARARRLVLVDDLIRSRLGYALAWAGTRLLSRSWVVHYDGPLSVQAAFTPSEILELAAQAGLHNPLLERNWPERYRLCWRPN
- a CDS encoding NAD(P)/FAD-dependent oxidoreductase, coding for MQKSWDVVVIGAGVAGGLAAYDCARRGLTVLLVEKRSFPRWKVCGCCFNANALAALTAVGLPDLIGDQGGVPLDQVRLGWNGSSLNLALPGGWALSRERFDQALVHAAEAAGATLRFQTSAVLEQTSASERVVRLRPSGGAPAERVRARVVLVAAGLQHQVLASSDHSRLRIAERSRVGAGCFINDDDDVYASGVIHMAIGRHGYVGLVRREDGALNLAAAFDPAALRSAGGAACAADLVLRRAGFAVPRALEISRWQLTPELTRRADVFAGERFLLLGDSSGYVEPFTGEGMAWALAAGAAVAPFVEEAQGAWSGALERRWQQRLEELTVSRQRLCRLLSTLLRQPLATAAVFRLGCHWPEIPERVISALNRDVPHTACSDPCL
- a CDS encoding type III polyketide synthase, whose translation is MPLTLHGIGTAVPTQRLSQAEAVEVAHRINAESPDQAKLMARIYQKTKVLNRGSVLLGNDADHATSQKRLSFYGPDSPGTAERMQAFDDHAGWLALEAVREALDDSGLPPSTITHLVTVSCTGFQSPGVDLFLMDKLGLSAAVQRTHIGFMGCHGALNGLRVAHAYAEMDPNAVVLLCAVELCSLHMSYGWHPEQVVANALFADGAAAVVGSAGPPSSDRNLVLQSSGSMVIPDSADLMHWEIGDHGFSMGLSPLVPETVGSVLQPWLQDWLQNRAVDLSEIRSWAVHPGGPRILSTCAEALALDTKLLEESRVVLQDHGNMSSATILFILERLRQRSVAGPCLALAFGPGLSAEVALLDLHHAA
- a CDS encoding nucleoside deaminase, which encodes MAAKHDEALMREAIHQMREAGVVNKSGGPFGAVVAKNGEIVASAGNSVIRDLDPSAHAEVNAIRAACKKLGTWDLSGCVMYTSCECCPMCYATAYWAGIRNVFYAASWSDYNDLFSDEAINHDMQRPKDQREVKLTQILKCEACNVWDEFRELPDGARY
- a CDS encoding carbohydrate porin, with the translated sequence MHAVYALGSTVIRGLIACVWVGVAPVMAQSSPPTSNPAASQTAPGTGELGRLLGLPADGALRIGGVWVGNGTSQWSGGVSNQNAVNGVQQLLLEASLDLGKAIGLDHTWIWIQGLQVNATTGAGQVTGSMQGANSLTTSPPLNRSELFEFAIRKDFLDGRLRVIAGKQSTSITFANINRPDKTDVARYQVDNLTSLAFTPIYSMPTLLGRLPGYTNSALGLTITAQPDVLDGRAYFSAGVYDGRGGLRDASVQTGLDAPSLSGPLFSIAEAGSGWVAGKARKPGSFGLGAWSQGGESVVCQSGSTTNCFTELGAWGVYALLNQRLSSFRPQQDSSGISGFLSAGWSPSISNQMGASVTAGFTAMGPLGSRPNDSIGVGVSWAKINRSEPFLEAEFNPNELMLQGYAQIALADSLYFQPTVTVLPLVGDRDAEDDSVSGLLQLTMLF
- a CDS encoding nucleoside deaminase, giving the protein MAATQRPGQLVSPDPRLIDRLLSVMEDEIVPLTSREVVKGNKLFGAAMLNKKDLSTIIAGTNQETLNPLFHAEVQTINSYYNLKSEQHVAPKEVLFLATHEPCTLCSSAITWAGFDNFYYFFSHEDSRDSFQIGHDLNILKEVFKHDPGEYARANNYWTGYSICDLIDNCDSSDKYSFNQRATSLRGTYQKLSSQYQKSKGQSCDPAYIPLN